In a single window of the Callithrix jacchus isolate 240 chromosome 1, calJac240_pri, whole genome shotgun sequence genome:
- the LOC128931710 gene encoding uncharacterized protein LOC128931710 isoform X2, with protein sequence MTQKHREGAELSCRHPGLKALPPERTVQIWNHCHGQLSKERGPDDALQENRAGPGTPHFCSFVPAAETWEGPAWHTAHWGGPTAASGLPYPRCFPAREAPSSSDTFCCHVTWPLTITALTSPGWVCPYHSWPHLFI encoded by the exons ATGACACAGAAGCACAGAGAAG GTGCCGAGCTGAGCTGCAGACACCCAGGCCTGAAAGCCCTTCCTCCGGAGCGGACCGTCCAG ATTTGGAACCACTGCCATGGACAATTAAGCAAAGAAAGAG GTCCAGATGATGCGCTGCAGGAGAACAGAGCTGGCCCAGGAACACCCCACTTCTGCTCCTTCGTCCCTGCTGCAGAGACCTGGGAAGgccctgcctggcacacagcacacTGGGGCGGCCCCACTGCAGCATCTGGGCTGCCATACCCAAGGTGCTTCCCAGCCCGAGAGGCTCCTAGCAGCTCTGACACCTTCTGTTGTCATGTCACCTGGCCCCTCACCATCACTGCCCTCACCTCTCCTGGGTGGGTATGTCCATATCATTCCTGGCCTCATTTATTTATCtag
- the LOC128931710 gene encoding uncharacterized protein LOC128931710 isoform X1 has product MAACQQGHVAVAPQVYSEDMEMVCYVLCAEPVAGPGEMNVVWSSSAELSCRHPGLKALPPERTVQIWNHCHGQLSKERGPDDALQENRAGPGTPHFCSFVPAAETWEGPAWHTAHWGGPTAASGLPYPRCFPAREAPSSSDTFCCHVTWPLTITALTSPGEPQPQ; this is encoded by the exons ATGGCAGCCTGCCAGCAGGGTCATGTGGCTGTGGCACCTCAAGTGTATAGTGAGGACATGGAGATGGTGTGTTATGTCTTGTGCGCAGAGCCCGTGGCTGGCCCTGGAGAGATGAATGTGGTCTGGAGCTCCA GTGCCGAGCTGAGCTGCAGACACCCAGGCCTGAAAGCCCTTCCTCCGGAGCGGACCGTCCAG ATTTGGAACCACTGCCATGGACAATTAAGCAAAGAAAGAG GTCCAGATGATGCGCTGCAGGAGAACAGAGCTGGCCCAGGAACACCCCACTTCTGCTCCTTCGTCCCTGCTGCAGAGACCTGGGAAGgccctgcctggcacacagcacacTGGGGCGGCCCCACTGCAGCATCTGGGCTGCCATACCCAAGGTGCTTCCCAGCCCGAGAGGCTCCTAGCAGCTCTGACACCTTCTGTTGTCATGTCACCTGGCCCCTCACCATCACTGCCCTCACCTCTCCTGG AGAACCACAGCCCCAGTGA